In the genome of Candidatus Poribacteria bacterium, the window CGTGGGCGATCCGGCGGCGCAGTCGGTGTCGGTGACGCTGCAACCTCGCTGGAACCTCGTCGGCGCTCCGTTCGGGGGCGCGCCCGCGTCAGCCTACAACCCGACCGCCAAGACGGTCTTCGCGTATGACGGCGTCAACTACGTCATCGCGACGAGTCTGTCGCAGTTCCAGGGCTACTGGGTCTACAACGAACTGGCGACGGCTCGGACGGTGACGATCAGCCAAACGCCGACGGCTCCGGCGATCGTCCAGCGCGCGGCTCCGTCGCCGGATTGGGTCGCGCCGCTGACCATCTCGCTCGACAGCGGGGCGCTCAAGACGGTCGAGCTGGGCAGCGGCTCGAAGGCGCAGGTGGGCTTCGACGCCTACGACGTGGGTCTGCCTCCGGCTCCCCCGGTTCGGAGCTACTCCGAGTTCTTCGCCAAGACGGACGATCCGGTCGAGCGGATGACTCGGAGCGTCCTGCCGTCGAGCCAGCGCGAGGCGACGTGGGAGCTCTCGGCGAACCTGGCGGAAGCGGGAACGCTCCGCTGGACGGCTCAGACGCTTCCGCAGGGCTACCGGATCATCGTCGAGTCCGGCGATGAGCGGCATGACCTCAGCCGCGAGGGTTCCATGCGTCTCAACGCAGGGAAGCACACCTTCACGGCGCGTCTGACCTTCACGCCGCCGTCCCGAAGCCGCCTGATGGCGAACTACCCCAATCCCTTCAACCCGGAGACGTGGATTCCCTTCGAGCTGAAGGAGGGTTCCGCCGTCACGGTGAACGTCTACGACGTGGCCGGCTCACTCGTCCGCAAGCTCGACCTGGGCTACCGCGAGCCGGGGTACTACACGTCGCGTGACGAGGCGGCGTACTGGGATGGTCGGAACGAGCTCGGGGAGCGGGTCGCGAGCGGGGTGTACTTCTACGAGCTCCGCGCGGGGAGCTTCCGCGAGACGCGGAGGATGGTGATTCACAAGTAGCCCGCGCCAACGGTCAACCACGTAGGGGCGGGTCTCAGACCCGCCCCTACGACCCGTCCTCAACCAGTGGTGAGGGGGTCGCTCCCTCATGTTGGGTCCGCTGAACGGACTCGACGCTTCATCCATGCGCCCATCTCTCCATCGAGGGATGGGCGCGCTTGTTGTTGCGGGCCCGCGCTCTGATGTGACCGCTACGCGAAGAGCGACGCCCGCAGCGCGCCGACGTCCACGCGTTCCAGCGTTCGCGCCGACGCGTTGAGTGCCTCCATGAGGACCCACGTGTCGAGCGAATGCCCCATCCAGTCGCGGTCCTTGCCGGTCGTGATGGCGTCCGCCAGCGCGTCGAACTGAATGCGGTCGTCTTCTATGAGCCCGGCGTGCAGGTCCTGGAGCTGAACGTCCTCGACGCACTCGTCCTTGCGGAACAACTGAAGGTGCCCGGCGTCGCGGCGGATGTCACCGCGCTCGCCCTGGAACGTCCAGTGGCCACTCCACCCGAACGGGTTGGCGTGTCCGGCTCTCGTGCCGGCGTAGGAGACGCACGCGCCGTTGGCGTATTCCATCAGCGCGTTACCGCCAGCGGTTCCCCACACGCCCGTCTGACCCAGTTCGACGTCCTCGCGCTTGTGGACGCGAGCCGTGACGTATGCCGGGAGCCCCTTCGCCGCGACGAGCTGATCCAACTGGTGGCTCGCCCCGGCGTGGAAGTAGAGACCCTCGACAAACGCGTCGGGCTGGCGAGTGTCTTTGCCCGTCCACAGGTTCTGTCGGATCCAGAAGCGGCACTCGCCGCCGATCATCTCGCCGATGCCGTTCTCTTCGCGGAGCCATTCGCGCATCTTGGCGGCGGCGGGGTTCCACCGCTTGTTCTGTCCCTGGACGAGCATCAGATCGGGGCGCTTGCGGTGTGCCGCGATCATCGAGCGGAACTCGTCCTGGCTGCACGCGATCGGCTTGACGCAA includes:
- a CDS encoding T9SS type A sorting domain-containing protein, whose translation is VGDPAAQSVSVTLQPRWNLVGAPFGGAPASAYNPTAKTVFAYDGVNYVIATSLSQFQGYWVYNELATARTVTISQTPTAPAIVQRAAPSPDWVAPLTISLDSGALKTVELGSGSKAQVGFDAYDVGLPPAPPVRSYSEFFAKTDDPVERMTRSVLPSSQREATWELSANLAEAGTLRWTAQTLPQGYRIIVESGDERHDLSREGSMRLNAGKHTFTARLTFTPPSRSRLMANYPNPFNPETWIPFELKEGSAVTVNVYDVAGSLVRKLDLGYREPGYYTSRDEAAYWDGRNELGERVASGVYFYELRAGSFRETRRMVIHK
- a CDS encoding Gfo/Idh/MocA family oxidoreductase; this translates as MPTIHVGCRHFGHGRLQALVNCKGLEPVACVDIDVEGSRVAIGTLTGDVPADLADRVYTSITEARQRHEASVCLIFASTTAHEALVVESLGLGMHTLCVKPIACSQDEFRSMIAAHRKRPDLMLVQGQNKRWNPAAAKMREWLREENGIGEMIGGECRFWIRQNLWTGKDTRQPDAFVEGLYFHAGASHQLDQLVAAKGLPAYVTARVHKREDVELGQTGVWGTAGGNALMEYANGACVSYAGTRAGHANPFGWSGHWTFQGERGDIRRDAGHLQLFRKDECVEDVQLQDLHAGLIEDDRIQFDALADAITTGKDRDWMGHSLDTWVLMEALNASARTLERVDVGALRASLFA